The following coding sequences lie in one Bacteroides helcogenes P 36-108 genomic window:
- a CDS encoding HesA/MoeB/ThiF family protein — MDDRYIRQTSLAEIGEAGQEKLRKARVLIAGMGGLGSPIALYLAGAGVGTLGLADDDNVSISNLHRQVLYTEAEVGQKKACCAAQRLQALNGDVQAVPHPFRLHSGNIHEVIQGYDIVVDGCDNFATRYLLSDACAAQGKAYVYGAVREMDGQVAVLCHGDSPKTYRDLYPDEEETLSMPPPGKSIIGTAPAIVGSVEANEVIKLICGYGTPLTGKLWTIDLRAMQSYILTI, encoded by the coding sequence ATGGACGATAGATATATCCGCCAAACCTCCCTTGCGGAGATAGGCGAAGCCGGACAAGAGAAACTGCGTAAGGCCAGAGTGTTGATAGCCGGCATGGGCGGGCTCGGCTCTCCCATCGCCCTTTACCTTGCCGGTGCAGGCGTGGGCACATTGGGGCTGGCAGATGATGACAATGTCAGCATTAGCAATCTGCACCGCCAAGTATTATACACCGAAGCAGAAGTGGGGCAAAAGAAAGCCTGCTGTGCAGCCCAAAGGCTACAGGCACTCAACGGAGACGTGCAAGCAGTGCCCCACCCTTTCCGTCTGCATAGCGGAAACATCCACGAAGTAATACAAGGGTATGACATCGTGGTGGACGGATGCGACAATTTTGCTACACGCTACCTGCTGAGTGACGCCTGTGCGGCTCAGGGCAAAGCCTATGTTTATGGAGCCGTCCGAGAGATGGATGGGCAGGTCGCCGTACTCTGCCACGGCGATTCTCCAAAAACATATCGGGATCTCTATCCCGATGAAGAGGAAACCCTGAGCATGCCCCCTCCCGGAAAATCGATCATCGGAACCGCCCCCGCCATTGTGGGAAGCGTGGAAGCTAACGAAGTGATAAAACTGATTTGCGGCTACGGAACCCCATTGACGGGAAAACTCTGGACCATCGACCTGAGAGCCATGCAATCATACATCCTGACG